The nucleotide sequence GGCGGGTTCGCCAACGCCGGGCAACTCTGCATGGCAGCAAAGCGCATCATCGTGGAACGGGCGGCCCGCGACGAATTCGTCCCCCGCCTCATTACGGCGGTGGGCGGCCTGGTTACCGGCCCGGCGGATGACGAGGCCACCGATGTGGCACCCATCGCGGGCCCCGCGCGCGAGCGCGCGCGTGCCGACATCGACGAGGCGGTGGCGGCGGGCGGAATCGTACTGACGGGTGGCGAGGTGGGCGGGGTGCTCATGCCAACCGTGGTACTGCTCCCCGTGCCCGCCCGTGAATGCCGCCTGTGGCGCGAGGAGTCGTTCGCGCCCGTACGGGGCTTGGTTGTTGCGGATGACGCCCGGCACGCCGTCATGCTGGCCAACGACTCGCCGTTCGGCCTCGGTGCGGCGGTGTTCGGACCGCACGACCGCGCGTGCACCGTGGCATCCGCGCTCACCGGAGCACGCATCACCGTCAACGAGGGTCCGCTGTACCAGGACCCGTATCTGGTGGTGGGTGGGGTGGGCGATTCGGGTTTCGCCGGTGCGCGACCCAAGGTGGAGCAACTCGTCTACGCGCGTCGAGTGCACGTCGCCGACGGCGCCTGAAACCCTCAGGCGAGCACGCGCAGGTGCTGCCACCGGATAAAGGCCTCGAGTCCGGGCCGACCGAGTTCGGCGCCGATGCCCGACCCCTTCCACCCCGCGTACGGAGCGTACGGAACGACCACGCGCCAGCCGTTGACCACCACCGTGCCGCAGTCGATGCGCTCCGCCACCTCGAGGGTGCGTCGCGAGGGCCCGCCGCACACGTAGGACACGAGGCCGTAGTCGGGGCGGTTCACCTCCGCGATGGCCTCGTCCACGGTGTCGTACGGGATAACCGCGACGATGGGGGTGAACGACTCCTCGTCGATGAGGAGCACACCCGGTCCCGCGCCCGTGACCAACGCGGGCTCCACGTAGTTGCCGTCGAGCAGTGCACCACCCTCGACCGTGGCTCCCTTCGCGCGGGCGTCATCCAGGAGCATCGCGTGGCGCGCGCGACCCCGATCGGTGGCCATGGGACCTAACGCCACCGTGGCGATGCTCGCACGCAGCCGATCGAGAAGACCCGCCTCGAGCGCACGCGGAACGAGCACCCGATTGACCGAGTAACACGCCTGGCCGCAGTTGGCGTAGCCCTGAACGACGGCCACCTCGGCCGCAACGTCGAGATCCGCGTCATCGAGCACCACAAGTGCGCCATGGCCTCCGAGTTCCAGCGACAGCGCCTTGAGGCGCGGCGACGCCCATGCGGCGACCTGTTCGGCCACGCGGCGCGACCCGGTGAACGCCACCTTATCCACGCCCGGATGGGTGCACAGGGCCTCACCAAGAATCAGGCCGTCACCGGTGATGCACGACACCACGCCATCCGGGATCCCGGCCTCGGTGGCGAGATCGCACAGCATCCGGGCGGCGAGAGGTGCTTCGGTGGAGGGCTTGACGATCATGCAGCACCCGGCCGCGAGGGCCGGACCCAGCTTCCACAGCACCAGTGCGACGGGGAAGTTCCACGGGGTGATGGCGGCCACCACACCGATGGGCGCGGGGCGCACGATGCTCCCGGTGGAAAGGGTGGCGCCGGGGAGATGCATGATCCACAGTCGCTCCGCCTCACCGGCAAAATGGTGCATCACTTCACAGCTTCGGGCCACCTCGGCCTGGGCCTCGGCGAGGGGCTTACCTTCCTCGCGGTGAATGAGCTCCGCGATCTCCGGCTGGTGACGATCGAGCACCGCGGCGTATGCGCGGATGTGGGCGGCGCGACCCAACGGTGCCAGTGCCTCCCACGCAGGGAGCGCAGCACGGGCGGCGGCCACTGCCGCCTCGACATCCTCGGGTCGTCCGGCGGCCACCTCACCTATCACCGCGCCCGTCGCGCGATCGGTGATGGGTAGCCAATCGGGCGTATCCACGCGCAGATCCCCAATGACCAAGGGGTACCGGGGTACTGCCACGGGGTCAGGCCGTCCCGGAAACCCGTACGACGTGCCGAACACGCCACGCGGGCTGGAATCCGTCCACGTCCTGGATGTCGAACCGGGACAGGTGGCGGGCATCCTGCGCGTCGGCCGCCCACACCTCGATCTCATGGACGTCGCGGCGCTCGAAGAACGCGCCCTCGGCCTCCCACACCGCGTAGACCACGCGGTAACGATGGGTTCCGGGTGCCTTGGGGGTGAGGGGCTTAAGCACGCCCAGCGACCACTTGTCCTCACCCGATGCGCGGTCGGCGAGGGCCTTGGCAGCGGTACGGCGGGCGCGTGCCAAGTCGGGCGCCTCGAACACGACGCGGCCCGCCACGCGGGGGCGTCGTGCCCCCGGGGGCCGACGCAGCAGGGTGATCTCCCAAGAGGGGAACGGTGTCATGGACCGGGCACGTTACCCCCGGTCCGCATTCCGCGCCTGAATGCGCGGAATGCGTGATTATGCTGCACTTATCAAACCCGGGCCGACACCCCGGGAGGAGGCTAGGGTGGGGTCGCTTTCGGTTGGTGGTCACCCTCCGGGGTGCGTGAGAGGGAAGCCGGTGTGACTCCGGCGCGGTCCCGCCACTGTGACCCGCGAGCGTCACCACTAGGCGAGAAGCCGGCCACTGGTCCGCACGGACCGGGAAGGTGTGGATGACGTGATGACCGGGGAGTCAGGAGACCTGCCGCTGACCGTGAGACACACATCCTTTCGTGGATCGAAGGAGTCCGAATGACCAAGTACCTCGGCCGCATCGCGGCCGTCACCGTCGTGGGTGCGCTCGCGCTCGCCCCGATCGCATTTAGCGCGGTATCCCCTGGCCCCACCGACATCTCCACCGTCATCTCGGTGGAGGGTCCCACCCGAAACATGGTCATGCCCATGGCGGCCACCGTGCCCACGGCGGCCGGCATCGCCACCGTCACCGATTCGACGGGCCAGCGGGTCCGTATGAGCCGGAGGAGCGTGGGCGTGCTGAGCCTCAGCACACTCAAAACGGCCGGCGTCAAAGTGAAGTGGGTGTACTACCCCGCCTTCCAGGCCCCCTACATCGAAACGATCGGCGGCGTCGCGCCCAAGGGCCTCAAGGGCTGGTCGTTCCGGGTCAACGGTATCGCGTTCAACCGGTCCTCCAATATGGTGAACTTGGGTCGGGGCGACCGCGTGGTGTGGGCGTGGGGTACCGGGAAGGAGCCGGCCCTCACCATCACCCAGCCGGCCACGGGCTCCGCACCGGGCGCAACGGTGAGCGGCGTCAGCGTCACGGCCGTCATCACGCAGGTGACGACCACGGGCGTC is from Thermoleophilia bacterium and encodes:
- a CDS encoding aldehyde dehydrogenase, which codes for MRSRCGRPTRRMPATCPGSTSRTWTDSSPRGVFGTSYGFPGRPDPVAVPRYPLVIGDLRVDTPDWLPITDRATGAVIGEVAAGRPEDVEAAVAAARAALPAWEALAPLGRAAHIRAYAAVLDRHQPEIAELIHREEGKPLAEAQAEVARSCEVMHHFAGEAERLWIMHLPGATLSTGSIVRPAPIGVVAAITPWNFPVALVLWKLGPALAAGCCMIVKPSTEAPLAARMLCDLATEAGIPDGVVSCITGDGLILGEALCTHPGVDKVAFTGSRRVAEQVAAWASPRLKALSLELGGHGALVVLDDADLDVAAEVAVVQGYANCGQACYSVNRVLVPRALEAGLLDRLRASIATVALGPMATDRGRARHAMLLDDARAKGATVEGGALLDGNYVEPALVTGAGPGVLLIDEESFTPIVAVIPYDTVDEAIAEVNRPDYGLVSYVCGGPSRRTLEVAERIDCGTVVVNGWRVVVPYAPYAGWKGSGIGAELGRPGLEAFIRWQHLRVLA
- a CDS encoding DUF4430 domain-containing protein, giving the protein MTKYLGRIAAVTVVGALALAPIAFSAVSPGPTDISTVISVEGPTRNMVMPMAATVPTAAGIATVTDSTGQRVRMSRRSVGVLSLSTLKTAGVKVKWVYYPAFQAPYIETIGGVAPKGLKGWSFRVNGIAFNRSSNMVNLGRGDRVVWAWGTGKEPALTITQPATGSAPGATVSGVSVTAVITQVTTTGVRSPASGATVTYGGATVTTGADGTATFTTVSGVNVLRAIKAGRVPSIMSICTIGTSPECLAA